The Lutibacter sp. A64 genome segment ACTTTTTGGAGAAGTATTACCAAAAGTTTATGCTTCTAGAAACTCTTTAAAATTCGCCACTTTTATGGCAGTACCACTAAAAGTTTTAAATTCTGCTTTAACAGTAGTTAGCTTACCTTTAATGAATTTAACCAATAGTATTGAAAACAAATTAGGGAAAAAACAATCTAACCTTTCTGTAGAAAAATTATCTCAAGCCTTAGAATTAACTTCAAATGAAGCTACATCACAAGACGAACAAAAAATTTTACAAGGTATTGTTAGCTTTGGAAATACAGAAACTGGTCAAGTAATGACACCTAGAATAGATGTTTTTGCAATTTCTAGCAGCGAATCTTACAGCACCATTATAAATAAAATTGCAACTAAAGGATTTTCTAGAAACCCTGTTTATAATGAAAATACCGATAATATTATTGGTGTTTTATACGCCAAAGATTTATTACCACATTTAAATAAAAAAGATTATAAATGGCAAGATTTAATTAGAGACCCTTACTTTGTTCCTGAAAATAAAAAACTAGACGATCTTTTAAAAGAATTTCAAGAAAAGAAAAATCATTTAGCAATTGTAGTTGATGAATACGGTGGAACTAGCGGTGTAATTTCTCTTGAAGATGTAATTGAAGAAATAGTTGGAGACATTAATGATGAATTTGATGATGAAGATATTTTATACTCTAAACTAGACGCTAACAACTATATATTCGACGGTAAAACAAACTTAAAAGATTTTCATAAAATATTAGAAATTCAAGACACAGAAATATTTGATAAAAACAAAGGAGAATCTGAAACTATTGCAGGATTTATTTTAGAAATTTGCGGAAAATTCCCAAAAAAGAACGAAATAATAAAATTCAGTTCTTATACGTTTAAAATTGAATCTATGGACAAAAAAAGAATCAAACAAATTAAAGTTACAACCCATAAAAATCCATAAAAATTTAATGAAAAATTTTATTTTAATGTTAGCAGTGTTTTTAGTTGTAATTTCTTGTACAAACAACACCTTACCTAAACCAAAACCTTATTTAAAATTACAATACCCCGAAGCTTCTTATACCACCTTTAATTCTAAATGTCCCTATAATTTCGAATACTCTAAAGGTGCTGTAATTTCTATTAAAGAAAACTGTTGGGCCAGCATTAAATATCCAAAATTAAAAGCAACAATACACATAACGTATAGAGAAATAAATAATAATTTAGATGAAATTTTAAAAGAAGTAGAAAAACTCACTTACGAACACACCATAAAAGCAGACGCTATTCCCAATGCATTGCCTTATGAAAACTTCAACAAACATGTATACGCTAAACTATACAATGTTGAAGGAAACGTTGCATCAAATATTCAATTTATGGCAACAGATAGTGTAAAAAATGTACTTGCAGGGTCTTTATATTTTTACACAAAACCAAATTACGATTCAATTTTACCAGCAGTAAAATACATAGAAAAAGATTTAATTCATCTAATTGAAACTTTAGAATGGAAATAACAACAAATAAAAAATACAAGTACACAAAAACAATAAGAAATTGGCTTTTATTAGGTTTAATTATGTTAGTTGGACAAGTAATAATTGGCGGTATTACAAGGTTAACAGGCTCTGGACTTTCAATAACACGTTGGGATATTATTACAGGCGTAATCCCTCCTTTAAATGCTGAAGATTGGTTACACGAATTTAATTTATACAAAGAAACACCCCAATTTCATAAAATAAATTCCACATTTACAATACAAGATTTTAAGTTCATATATTTCTGGGAATATTTTCACAGACTTTGGGTACGCGCTTTAGGATTTATATTTTTAATTCCATTTATAATTTTTGTTATTAGAAAAAAAATTAATGGCTATTTAATAAAACGATTAGCACTTGTAGTTTTGTTAACTATTTTAACTGCTTCTGCTGGCTGGATTATGGTAAAAAGTGGCTTAGTTAATAGACCTTGGGTAAATGCATACAAACTTACAATACATTTTATCTTAGCTTTATTAGTAATAACAGCTATGGTTAAAACTATTGCAGATGTTTATAATTATGGATCACGCAGCGTGGTAGGTTCTAAAAAAATAGTTTCAGTTGTTATGGTAGTTACCTACATTCAAATGGTTTTTGCCGGATTAATGTCTGGTATGAAGGCTGGCTTATACTATCCAAGTTGGCCAGATATGAATGGTGAATTTTTACCTGCAGTTTTATTGAATTCAGAAAATTGGATTTGGCATAATATGATTAATTATGATAGTTATCTATTTGCCCCAGCATTAATACAATTTACACATAGAATGTTGGCTTATTTATTACTTACAATTACTATTTACTTGTTTTTTAAACTAAAAAATAACGTAACTGCATTTAGTAAAAAATGGTTAAACACCACCTTATTTTTAGTATTACTACAAGTTATTTTAGGAATATTAACCGTATTAAATGTGGCTGGTAAAATACCGCTGTTTTTAGGTACAAGCCACCAATTGGTAGGTGTTTTATTTTTAATTAGCCTGCTATTTTTTAATTATTCAATTAGAAAACAGAAAGCATAATTCTATAGTTTTTAAATTAAAAAGCTTTAAAACTACTATATTATTTCCTGTAAAAACAGGAATGACAGAGCAACCATAATTAATTTTATTCATTTAACTTCCAAGTGGTAACTTCACCATATTGTCCGGCTACAATAAAAAGACTGTCTGGAGAAAATTTAACAAATTTTGGTGTATCATTCTTGTATTTCCCTGGGTAATCTATAAATTTTCCAGATTTTAAATTCCAAACTCTTACTGCACCATATACTCCTGCAGCAATACTTTTACCATCGGGTGAAAAACTAAAATAGGTAGGAGTTGTATTTTCATACTTAACTTTATAGTCTGTAAAATCATTTGAATTAAGTTTCCAAACTCTTATTGCCCCATAAATTCCAGTTGCAATATAGTTGTCATCAGGAGAAAAACACACAAAATTTGGAGTTACATTTACTCTATCTAAACTATAATCTCTATATTTATTGGTTCCGGTTTTCCAAACTCTTACCTCACCATAAATCCCTGCAACTATGTATTTTCCGTTATTTGAGAACTCTACATACATTGGTGTACTATTTTTATACACAATCTCGTAGCTCTTAGTAAACGTTTGACAAAATAAATAAGAATAACTAAATCCTAAGAAAACGATTACTAAACTGATTTTCTTATACATATCTTACACTTTTTATTAATTAGTATTGATTAATAAAAGTGAACAAAAGATATGCCAATTATAATAAAAAAAGCTGCCTGAAAATTATAATTTTCAGGCAGCTTTAAGCTAATTAAATGTTTAAAAAACTACTGTTTTACAGCTTCTTTTAAAGCATTAGCGCCTTCTTTAACTTTTTCTGCTCCTTCTTTTACAGCATCAGCACCATCTTTTACTGCATCTTTAACAGTACTTGCTGCATCTTTAGCATCAGAACTTAAAGAGTCGATTACTTTTTCAGCTCCTTCTTTCACTTCTTCAACACCTTCTCCTAAAGCTTCTTTAGCATCTTTAGCAGCCTCTTTAAGATCTTCTTTTGCTGCTTCAACTTCAGTTGAAACACCATCTTTTAAATCTTTTTTCTCAGTTTCTTTGCAAGAAATAGTAATTACACTAATTATTGCAACAGCAATTAATAATTTTAACGTTTTCATTTTTAGCATTGTTTATTTAAGTTTGACGCAAATTAACAAAATTTTAACAAATAAAAACAAAAAAGACACTATTTATACTATAAATCATTTATTCTCAGAAGTTTCAAGTGATTTTTATGATTTTAATATATTACTAATACAAAAATTTAATTAGCAATAATCTTTCTAGAAGTTAATCTTATTCAAGCAACTCCTTCAACTAAAAACATCTAATACAATTTCTGAATTATTTTTAGCGATAATTCAAATTGTTATTATTTAGCTTCGTTATTTTCTATAGAATCATCTTCAATTAAATCTATAGCTGTAGTTTTAGAAACTGAGTATAAATCGCCTCCTGCAATTCCTCCTATTTTCTCAGATATATCTTCTGCACTTAATTTATTGCTATCATAAGTAAAAAGACCTTTTTTAGATTCGAAACTCACTTTTGTATAAGCTACACCATCTACTTTAGACATTTTAGATTGTATTAATCTAGCACATCCAATTTCACAGGTCATACCTTCAATATCTACTTCAATACTTTTGTAGTTTGCTGCTACTTCTTGAGTAGTTTCATTTTCTTTAGCTGCATCTTTACTTTTAGACTGATTGCATGAAAAAGTAATTGCAGTTAAAACAATAAGTAAAAGGCTTGTAATGGTTCTCATTTTTTTAATATTAATAGTTCATACAAATCTATAAACTATTAATATTAAATCCGAATATTTATCCGAATTTTGCATTTTTAAAAATAAAATGGAAACTAAAAACTTACGCTGGATTTACTTAGGAGTTCTTTCTTTAATTTGGGGAAGCTCCTTTATTTTAATGAAGAAAGCATTAATTGGGTTATCGCCAATGCAAGTTGGAGCTCTAAGAACCTTATTTACAGCTATATTTTTAATATTAATTGGTGGTAAAAAAATAATTAAAATTAAAAAGAAACAATGGTATTACTTAACTTTAAACGGATTAGCTGGCACTTTTTTTCCGGCCTTTTTATTTGCATATGCTGTTGACAAAATTGACAGTTCTATCGCTTCAATTTTAAACTCTTTAACACCTTTAAACACCTTAATTGTAGGTGCTGTAATTTTTGGTATTGGTTTTAGAAAAAAACAATTAATAGGTGTTTTAATTGGTTTAGTTGGTACTTTAATGCTTATTTTAAAAGGTGCTGAACTAAATCCTAATCAGGATTATTTTTATGCGAGCTTTATTTTAATAGCTTCTATAGGGTATGCTTTAAATGTAAATATTTTAAAGAAGTACTTATCTGATTTAGATGCATTAAGCATTACTGTTGCTAATTTTGTATTGCTTATAATTCCAACTTTAATAGTGCTATGGTTTACCGGTTTCTTTGATACTTTTGAATTGAATGCAACTACTAAATCAAGCCTGTTTTATTTAGCAATTTTAGCCATAATTTGCACTGGAATTGCTAAAATTATATTTAATAGATTAATTCAAATATCTTCACCCATATTTTCATCTTCTGTAACCTATTTAATTCCAATTGTTGCAATTACTTGGGGTATTTTAGATGGAGAAAAAATAACATTGTATCAGGTGCTATCTGGATTTATAATATTACTTGGTGTTTATTTAGTTAACAAATCGAAATAAAAAAAGGCTGTTTAGAAAATTAAATTTTCCAAACAGCCTTTAAACTATTTTAACTTCTATTAAAAGTCCTCTTCAGAAACTCCTTCGTTTACTTTAGCATCTGTTAATTTAAATTCAACTTTTTGTGGTCCTAAACTTCCTATTTTAGTTCCAGCAAATTTAACACCGTTAAATTCTTTATAATCGCTGTAAGTAGCTTCAGATTTTTGAGTTTGCCCACCCATACTAACTGTTTGTACTTCTTTTACTTTTAAACCAGTTTCAACATCAAAATAAATATCTGTAGAAACAATTTCTCCTTTTGTAGAAATTACATAAGCATCTTTTCCATCTAAGGATTCTATACCTGCTAATTTTGAACTTTCGTTATTTAGTAATCCCATTTCTAAGAAAGTACCTAAAACATTTGTCATTTCAGAAGCCATATTTTCAGGTAATGGTTGTTTGTTCATAGTAACTCCATCTTTACTCATTACTATTTTTTGCATTACATTACCCCCCATACTTGTTTCATTAGCATATTTAGTAGCCGTTCTTTTCTCTGTACTTGAAATAACGTTACCCATCGCTTCTGCTTCATAAGTTACAAGTGTACTTTTAATAGCTTTAATTTTATCTACACCACCAATAGCATTAAAATATGCTTCAATTACAGATTTCTTAGAAACCCCATCAGCTATTGAAGCCGATTTTTCTGAAGCTGCTTTAGCTGCTGCTGCTGCTTTTAAAATTGATTCTTCAGTTGGCTTAAATACTACTTCGTAAGTTTTAGCATTTTTCAACAATTTTTTAGTGTAATTTTGAATATCTTTAACTGTAATATCATTTACAATTTCATCAAAATTTTCTGGAGCATCTATATTATAATTTTCACGATAAAAGTTCATTAACAAACTCATGTCATAATTATTATAATCTTTTTGCTCTTCTCTTTCTTTTTTGTAATTAGTTAATGTTTTATCAAGATCTAATTGTTGAATTTCTCCGTTGGCAATTTTTTCAATTTCATTATGCACAATATCAACTAATTTATCAACTTTATCTGGATTACAATCAAAATTAACTGATAGTGTAGCTTGATTTACAGGTCTTTTAGATAAGCTACTTCTTGCAGAAGCTCCGTAAGTTCCACCTTCTTCTTCTCTAAGTGTTTCTGTATATCTTAATTGTAAAATATCTCCTAAAGCTTTTGCTATCATGTTGTTTTTTAACGTGTATTTCATATCGTTTTTATATGAAATTCTTACAGAACTTTTAGGATCTTCCATTTTAAGAAGAATGTCTTTATCTATAGTATCTGAAACCCAGTTTGTAGAATTGTCTTTCCACATTTCCATCTCCTTAGTTGTTTCAATACTTGCAATATATTTTTCTAATAAAGGTTCTAAATTTTCTTTTTCAACATCTCCAACAATAAAGAATTCGAAATCTGCCGCATTATTAAATCTATCTAAATAAATAGCTTTTGCTTTTTCAAAAGACATTTCATCAACCAATTTTTGATCAAAAATACGTTGTGTTGGATGATCTTTACCGTAAAGCGTAGTAATTAAACTATCGTTCATCTTTTCAGTAATATTTTCACTTTTTCTAATTAAGTAGTTTTTAACGTTTTCCATTAAAACTGTATAAGCATCTTCATCAAAACGAGGTTTTTCAAATCTTAAATACACCATTTGAAGCATCGTTTCAACATCCTTTGTTGAAGATGATCCAGAAACACTTTCAGATAAAGAGTTTATACTAACTGATGTACTTGCTGTTTTACCTGCTAATACTTTTGGTAGATCTGTTCTAGAAAAATCTCCTAAACCAGAAAATTGTGCTACTCCAGTTGTAAGTGATGCAGAAGCTAACTCAGCATCTTCTAATAAAGACATACCTCCATAACTTGTAGCATTTAATCTTACGTCATTTTCATTTTTATCAGCAAATTTATAGTGTACTTTAATACCATTACTTAAAGTAAAAGTTGTTGCTTCAATTTCTTTATTATAATCTTCTGAAACAATAGTACCTTCTTTTATAGTTACGTCAGAAATTAATGTTTTTCCGCTAAAAGAATCTTCATAAGCAGTTATTGAATTGTCGTTCTCAACTTCATTAATAATTGCAACAGCTTGTTCTTCTGTTAAATTATTATTTCCTTTTACTCCTGTAACAATAATAGCTCTATTTTCTTTAGTATATAATTTTTTTAATGTATTATTTACTTCTTCAATATTAAGCTTATCAAAAATATTTTTGGCAATTTCATATTCTTCAACAATATCTGTCATTGTTTCATTTTCAAGATAGTTTTGTTGAATTGTTCTAATAATTCTTTTATGAGAAAAATCGTTTATTTTAGCAATTTGAGTTTCGTAGCTATTTTTAATTTCAGCAATTTTTCTACTCATTTCAGCTTCAGTAAAACCAAATTTAACTGCTCTATTTAACTCTGTTAAAGCTTCTTTAAAAGCATCTTGTTGTTGGTTTGGCTTAGGATAAACTGTAAGACTTAATTGTTTTTTACTTCTTACAAAGTTTCCAAAATTAAAACGTGCAGCCATAAAAGAAGCATCTGGATTTTGGGTTTTTTCGCTAATTCTAGCTGAAAGCATAGAAACCATTAAACTGTTGATTAAAGACTCTTTTAAATCTTTAACCGTTTGATCTGCTAATGATCTTGGGTGATTAATACTGAATGCTATATTTGATGTAGTTACCTCTTCATCCATAGCCATTGTATATAACATTTCTTTGTGGTCAGGAATTTGAACTAGGAAACGTTCTTTTGGATTTTCTACAGCAGGAATGCTTGAAAATTGTTTTATTATTTTTTGCTCAATCTCATCAACATCAATATCTCCAACTACAGCAATAGCTTGTAAATCTGTTCTATACCAGTCGTGATAAAAATCTCTTAATGCTTTGTATTCAAAGTTTTCTACTATATCCATTAAACCAATTGGCAAACGATTAGAGTATTTAGAATTACCAAACATAACTGGAAGCGTTTGCTGCAACACTCTCATTTGTCCGTTCTGTCTAGTTCTCCACTCTTCTTTAATAACACCTCTTTCCGCATCAATTTCTTCTTCAGTTAATAGTAAATAGTTAGACCAATCGTTTAAAATTAACAATGCTGTATCTACTAAACCATCCTTAGTAGGTATGTTATCTAAATTATAAACAGTTTCATCAAAAGATGTATATGCATTAATATCTTTTCCGAATACAGCTCCGTGTTTTTGCAACGTATTTAAAATACCTTTTCCTTCAAAGTTTTTGGTACCATTAAATGCCATATGCTCTAAAAAGTGAGCCAACCCTTGTTGGTGATCATTTTCTAAAACAGAACCAACATTTTGAATTATATAATAACTAGCAACATTTTTTGTTACATCTGTACTATATATGTAATAGGTCATTCCATTTTCCAGTACACCTTTTTTAATTTTTTTGTTTACAGGCAATGGAGCTTCTAAATTAACTTCTTGCGCAAAAGTGGTAAAACTTAAAAAAAATGCGAAAAAGCTTAAATAATAAAATTTTCTCATTAGTATTGAATTATATTGATTATTAAGGTTAAATTATACATACTTGTCGTACGTAATTTCTTATTGTTACAGTTTTAGTGAAAATGAATTCAAATTTAAAATTATTTTATTTGTTTCACCTTTATTTCTAATAAATTAACTAAACATTAATACAAATTCTAACCAGTTTTTACTGTTTAATGTTATACTATATTCGCTCAACACCTTCTTACTTACTGATTAAAAAGCATAAAGGTGAAAAATTCTCTTATACAGACAAGTTTTAACCAAAAAACATTTAAAAACTAAAATATAAATTTATAAAACACTAACAATAAGCACTTTATTATAATAATTTTGTTTTGTTGAATAAGAAAAAAGCCATATATTTGCACCCGCCTTAATTGAAAAGGCAATTATTTATTAATAAAGCGAATAAAAACAATACGTATGTATGCAATTGTAGAAATAGCAGGGCAGCAGTTTAAAGTTGCGAAAGACCAAAAGGTTTACGTACATCGTTTACAAGAAGAAGAAGGAAACAAAGTTTCTTTTGATAAAGTTCTTCTTTTAGACAACGATGGTGCAGTAACAGTTGGCGCCCCAGCTATCCAAGGAGCCGAAGTAACGGCCAAAATTTTAAGTCACTTACAAGGTGATAAAGTAATCGTTTTCAAAAAGAAACGTAGAAAAGGTTTTAGAAAAAAGAATGGTCACCGCCAAGCTTTAACTGAAATTCAAATTGAAAGTATTGCTGCAAGCGGTGCTAAAAAAGCAGCTCCAAAAGCTGAAAAAGCAAAAGCTCCAGCAAAAAAAGCATCAACTAAAAAAGGTGATGATTTAAAGAAAATTGAAGGTATTGGACCTAAAATTGCTGACACTTTAGCAGCAGCAGGTATTACTACTTTTGCTGAATTAGCTAAATCTGAACCAGCAAAAATTGCTGAAATTATTGCTGATGTACGTGGTAACCACGTAACAGATACTTGGCCAACTCAAGCTCAATTAGCTACTGATGGTAAGTGGGATGAATTGAAAGAATTACAAGATAGATTAGACGGAGGCGTTGAAAAATAAATCTGTAACGTTTAACTTATAAAAACTTAGTAAAATGGCACATAAAAAAGGAGTAGGTAGTTCGAAGAATGGTAGAGAATCAGAATCGAAACGACTAGGAGTAAAAATATTTGGTGGACAAGCTGCTATTGCAGGTAACATTATTATCCGTCAAAGAGGAACTCAACACCACCCTGGTGATAACGTATATATGGGAAAAGACCATACTTTACACGCAAAAGTGGACGGTATTGTACAATTCCAAAAGAAAAAAGACAACAGATCTTATGTTTCTATTGAGCCTTTTGAAGCTTAAGAAACAATTTTCTTTAAATTTTCAAAAACTCCTAAACTAGTAAATAGTTTGGGAGTTTTTTTATGTGCTTATTTTGTTGATTCGTTTTTTTTTTTTTTACATTTATGCTTGAAAAGGATTAATAATCTATTTTTTTAATAAGACACTTTATGTTTAACCTTAAAAAAATTGCTAATGAACTAAATCTACCTTTAAAATAAGAGGAGTCATAAGTGTTTATAATTCATATACAGTTGTTACAAGGATAACAAGCCTCGTAATCTCACAAAACAAAATCTTTATCATATATAATAATATAATCTATAAGGTATTATATATGATTATTAATCCAAAAAAATAATTAAAAATGAAAAAAATATCACTTCTTACGTTTTTAATATTATTGTATAATATTTCTTTTTCTCAAGGTATTAAAGGAAAGGCTATTTATAGCCTTTCCTTTAGTGAATCTTATATGCAAAATATGAAAGAATCAAAAAGCAACTATGTAAAAAACCTTGCTAAGCAAATGGCACAAAACATTGCTAAAATTGAAGTTGAATTAAAGTTTTTAAATGAAGAATCTATTTTTAAGGGTATTGAAAATATAGATATATCTGATATTGAATATGAATCAATTATGGGAATGATTTTTTCAAATGGGGTTAAGTATACAAATTTAGAAACTAAAGAAACTTTATGGCAAAAAGAGGCATATGGTCAAAAGGTATTGCTAAAAAGTAGCTTGGATTCTCTAAAATGGGTGCTTGTGAATGAAACAAAACAAATAGGTGAATTCTTTTGCCATAAAGCAACCACTACTAGAACGGTTATTAACTCTAAAGGAACTTTTCATCATCTTATTGTAGCTTGGTATTGCCCTGAATTACCTATTAGATTTGGACCAGCTGGATATGGAAATTTACCAGGATTAATTATTAAGCTAACTGAACAAACTGCTATATTTAATTTAAGAGAATTAGTTTTAAATTCAAAAGAAAAAATTGTAATTAAAAAACCAAGCAAGGGAGAGTTAATGACAGAGAAAGAGCTATTAAATATAGGTTTTGACAGAACAAATAAGTTTAAAAAGTCTTTAAGAAACTAATTTTTACTTTATGAAAAAAGTTTTGCTTTTTCTACTATTTACTCAATTTGTTACAGCACAAGAAATTATAATTAAAGGAGTAGTAACAGATTCAATTGCACCATTAGCTTATGCTAGCATAATAGCAAAACCACTTATAAATAGTATTAATATGTCTTTTGCAATAAGCGACGAAAAGGGCAAATTTAAGTTAACTTTAATTAAAAATATAGATTATGTTATTACAGCTAGTTACTTAGGTTATAAATCTCAAAGTATAGAATTAAATTCAAATGACACTAAGGTTTTAAGTTTTATTTTAAGTGAAACTGAACAAAAACTAAATGAAATTGTAATTGTACAAGAAGTACCAATTGAAGTAAAAGAAGACACAATAACTTACAATGTAAAAAAATTTATAACAGGTAAAGAACGAAAGTTAAAAAATATTTTAAAAAAACTTCCAGGAATTGAAATTGACAAAAACGGAGGTGTTATTGTGAACGGAAAAAAAGTTAGTAAAGTACTTGTAGAGAATAAGAAGTTTTTTGGAGGAAGTAGTACAAAGTTAGCAATAGAAAATATACCAGCAAATGTAATAAATAAAATTGAAATTATTGATAATTATAATGATATTGCATTTTTAAAAGGAGTTGTTGAAAGTAATGAATTAGCAATGAATGTAAAATTAAAAGAAGACAAAAAAAAGTTTGTATTTGGTGATGTAGATGCTGGAAAAGGAAGTGAAAACCACTATTTAACTCATGCTGGTTTGTTTTATTACAGTCCAAAAACCAATATAAACTTTATAGGGGACATTAATAATATTGGAAAAAAGTTTTTTAGTTTTAGAGATTATTTAAGTTTTGAGAATGCTTCATCAAAAGTATTAAGAGATGAAAGTTCCATATATAATACATCAAGCAGTAATTTTTCAACATTTTTAAATAATCAAAAGGCATTTAAAAATGATAACAAGTTTTCAGCATTTAATTTTGTAAAGAGTATTTCAAAAAAAATTGATTTTTTAGGTTATGCTATTTTTTCAAATTCAAAAATACAAGACAAAATTGATAATTTTAATAAATACTTTTATGATAAAAATGTATTTAATGAATCTATAATAAAAAATAAACATCTAAATAATAGTCTAGGAATATTAAAATTTTCAGTTGATTATAGAGTAAATAATTTAGAACAAATTTATATTAATTCACAGTATAAATATTCCAAAAATAAAAGTGATGCTATACTATTATCTATTGTTAATTCCAAAACTCAAAATGTAGAAACCAAAATTAGGGAAGATATTAACTCTATGAATCATGATATTGAATGGCATAAAAAGATAAATAAAAATAATACTTTTTCTTTTGGTTTTAATTATGATTATAATAAAAGTACACCAAAAACTCAATGGATTACTAATAAATCAATTTTTCAACAATTGATTCCGTTATTTGAAGCTGATATTTATAATATTTTTCAAGATAAAATATCTGTTAACAATAAATATACATCTGTTATAAAGCACTATTTATTACTGTCTAAAAGAAGTCAATTAACAACAACTATTGGAAATAAATATTTAAATGAAAAATTTAAAGTTGATGAATATCAGGAAATAGATGGTATTATTAACAGTTTTAATTTAGCAGGATTTGGCAATGATATTTATTTTAGTTTAAATGATTTTTACACAGGTTTACAATTCAAGTATAAAAAAGGAGGTATTCTAGCAAAAATTGAGGTTTATTCACATTTTTACGATTTAAGACTTAACCAAGAAATAAAACAAAAAGAAAATAAAGTAGTACTTTCTCCAAACTTATTGTTGAAATATTCTTTTAACAAATCAGAACATTTAAATTTAAGATATCAAAAACATAGCATATTTTTAAATTCTTCAAAATATGCTAATAATTTTAGTTTATTAAGCTATAACACTGTTTTTAAAGGTAATCCTGATTTGTTACATAACTCTATTTATCATACTGCTCGTCTATGGTATACAAAATTTAGTTTATATAATAATATTATAATGAATGGAAGTATTAGTTATAAT includes the following:
- a CDS encoding M16 family metallopeptidase → MRKFYYLSFFAFFLSFTTFAQEVNLEAPLPVNKKIKKGVLENGMTYYIYSTDVTKNVASYYIIQNVGSVLENDHQQGLAHFLEHMAFNGTKNFEGKGILNTLQKHGAVFGKDINAYTSFDETVYNLDNIPTKDGLVDTALLILNDWSNYLLLTEEEIDAERGVIKEEWRTRQNGQMRVLQQTLPVMFGNSKYSNRLPIGLMDIVENFEYKALRDFYHDWYRTDLQAIAVVGDIDVDEIEQKIIKQFSSIPAVENPKERFLVQIPDHKEMLYTMAMDEEVTTSNIAFSINHPRSLADQTVKDLKESLINSLMVSMLSARISEKTQNPDASFMAARFNFGNFVRSKKQLSLTVYPKPNQQQDAFKEALTELNRAVKFGFTEAEMSRKIAEIKNSYETQIAKINDFSHKRIIRTIQQNYLENETMTDIVEEYEIAKNIFDKLNIEEVNNTLKKLYTKENRAIIVTGVKGNNNLTEEQAVAIINEVENDNSITAYEDSFSGKTLISDVTIKEGTIVSEDYNKEIEATTFTLSNGIKVHYKFADKNENDVRLNATSYGGMSLLEDAELASASLTTGVAQFSGLGDFSRTDLPKVLAGKTASTSVSINSLSESVSGSSSTKDVETMLQMVYLRFEKPRFDEDAYTVLMENVKNYLIRKSENITEKMNDSLITTLYGKDHPTQRIFDQKLVDEMSFEKAKAIYLDRFNNAADFEFFIVGDVEKENLEPLLEKYIASIETTKEMEMWKDNSTNWVSDTIDKDILLKMEDPKSSVRISYKNDMKYTLKNNMIAKALGDILQLRYTETLREEEGGTYGASARSSLSKRPVNQATLSVNFDCNPDKVDKLVDIVHNEIEKIANGEIQQLDLDKTLTNYKKEREEQKDYNNYDMSLLMNFYRENYNIDAPENFDEIVNDITVKDIQNYTKKLLKNAKTYEVVFKPTEESILKAAAAAKAASEKSASIADGVSKKSVIEAYFNAIGGVDKIKAIKSTLVTYEAEAMGNVISSTEKRTATKYANETSMGGNVMQKIVMSKDGVTMNKQPLPENMASEMTNVLGTFLEMGLLNNESSKLAGIESLDGKDAYVISTKGEIVSTDIYFDVETGLKVKEVQTVSMGGQTQKSEATYSDYKEFNGVKFAGTKIGSLGPQKVEFKLTDAKVNEGVSEEDF
- the rplU gene encoding 50S ribosomal protein L21, which produces MYAIVEIAGQQFKVAKDQKVYVHRLQEEEGNKVSFDKVLLLDNDGAVTVGAPAIQGAEVTAKILSHLQGDKVIVFKKKRRKGFRKKNGHRQALTEIQIESIAASGAKKAAPKAEKAKAPAKKASTKKGDDLKKIEGIGPKIADTLAAAGITTFAELAKSEPAKIAEIIADVRGNHVTDTWPTQAQLATDGKWDELKELQDRLDGGVEK
- the rpmA gene encoding 50S ribosomal protein L27, with protein sequence MAHKKGVGSSKNGRESESKRLGVKIFGGQAAIAGNIIIRQRGTQHHPGDNVYMGKDHTLHAKVDGIVQFQKKKDNRSYVSIEPFEA
- a CDS encoding GLPGLI family protein → MKKISLLTFLILLYNISFSQGIKGKAIYSLSFSESYMQNMKESKSNYVKNLAKQMAQNIAKIEVELKFLNEESIFKGIENIDISDIEYESIMGMIFSNGVKYTNLETKETLWQKEAYGQKVLLKSSLDSLKWVLVNETKQIGEFFCHKATTTRTVINSKGTFHHLIVAWYCPELPIRFGPAGYGNLPGLIIKLTEQTAIFNLRELVLNSKEKIVIKKPSKGELMTEKELLNIGFDRTNKFKKSLRN
- a CDS encoding TonB-dependent receptor, giving the protein MKKVLLFLLFTQFVTAQEIIIKGVVTDSIAPLAYASIIAKPLINSINMSFAISDEKGKFKLTLIKNIDYVITASYLGYKSQSIELNSNDTKVLSFILSETEQKLNEIVIVQEVPIEVKEDTITYNVKKFITGKERKLKNILKKLPGIEIDKNGGVIVNGKKVSKVLVENKKFFGGSSTKLAIENIPANVINKIEIIDNYNDIAFLKGVVESNELAMNVKLKEDKKKFVFGDVDAGKGSENHYLTHAGLFYYSPKTNINFIGDINNIGKKFFSFRDYLSFENASSKVLRDESSIYNTSSSNFSTFLNNQKAFKNDNKFSAFNFVKSISKKIDFLGYAIFSNSKIQDKIDNFNKYFYDKNVFNESIIKNKHLNNSLGILKFSVDYRVNNLEQIYINSQYKYSKNKSDAILLSIVNSKTQNVETKIREDINSMNHDIEWHKKINKNNTFSFGFNYDYNKSTPKTQWITNKSIFQQLIPLFEADIYNIFQDKISVNNKYTSVIKHYLLLSKRSQLTTTIGNKYLNEKFKVDEYQEIDGIINSFNLAGFGNDIYFSLNDFYTGLQFKYKKGGILAKIEVYSHFYDLRLNQEIKQKENKVVLSPNLLLKYSFNKSEHLNLRYQKHSIFLNSSKYANNFSLLSYNTVFKGNPDLLHNSIYHTARLWYTKFSLYNNIIMNGSISYNKKVNNIKNEIQSSSIESYLMPIIINTPEESWNTSIDIYKIIKKIKIRSKGYINVSNYQQKINDAFVKNENISKRLDISVSTIFDNYPNIEIGIKKSINNFSISKQKNSFHTNNLYFDFGYNFLKGFVFKTDYSKNIYKSKNKEFENTSEEANISLFYNKEDSPLGFEIKISNLFNAKYQSNTFFSDFLISESRAYLLPKIYMFTLSYKI